Proteins encoded by one window of Halomonas chromatireducens:
- a CDS encoding phosphoribosyl-ATP diphosphatase, which produces MRDILDQLFEVLEQRRAADPDDSYVSALHHKGLNKILEKVGEEATETLLAAKDAEGGGEAERKALVAETADLWFHSLVMLSHLGLDHQDVLDELARRFGISGHEEKAARSK; this is translated from the coding sequence ATGCGTGATATTCTGGATCAACTCTTCGAAGTGCTGGAGCAACGCAGAGCCGCGGATCCCGACGATTCCTACGTTTCAGCCTTGCATCACAAGGGGTTGAACAAGATACTCGAGAAAGTCGGCGAGGAAGCCACCGAGACATTGCTGGCAGCCAAGGATGCCGAGGGCGGCGGTGAGGCAGAGCGCAAAGCGCTAGTCGCCGAGACCGCTGACCTGTGGTTTCATAGCTTGGTGATGCTGTCGCATCTCGGGCTCGATCACCAGGACGTACTCGATGAACTGGCCCGTCGCTTCGGTATCTCCGGGCACGAAGAGAAGGCGGCAAGGTCCAAGTAA
- the tatA gene encoding Sec-independent protein translocase subunit TatA: MLGGISIWQLLIVLGIIILIFGTKKLRNVGTDLGGAVKGFKQAVNEEEKDDKDKAQAKVVHDEQPNTYDVRAEEKAAADKVDNQEERK, from the coding sequence ATGTTAGGTGGCATCAGTATCTGGCAACTGCTGATCGTACTCGGCATCATCATCCTGATTTTCGGCACCAAGAAGCTGCGCAATGTCGGCACCGACCTGGGTGGCGCGGTGAAAGGCTTCAAGCAGGCCGTGAACGAGGAAGAGAAGGACGACAAGGACAAGGCACAGGCCAAGGTCGTCCATGACGAACAGCCCAATACCTATGACGTACGTGCCGAAGAAAAAGCGGCAGCGGACAAGGTGGATAATCAGGAAGAGCGCAAATAA
- the tatB gene encoding Sec-independent protein translocase protein TatB — MFDIGFLELLILGVVGLLVLGPERLPKAARTVGLWVGKIKRSVSSMQREISSQLEAEELRQKLKEQQSKLDESLDRAKRDVESIAKPYSTSTPSRHANEKAEPDSPAGEQPPPQAAARLDDALANARQPDERPADERSTPPDDDKKDAASR, encoded by the coding sequence ATGTTTGATATCGGCTTTCTCGAACTCCTGATCCTCGGTGTCGTGGGCCTGCTGGTGCTCGGCCCGGAACGCTTGCCCAAGGCGGCACGCACCGTCGGCCTGTGGGTGGGCAAGATCAAGCGCTCCGTCTCGAGCATGCAGCGGGAGATCAGCTCGCAGCTCGAGGCGGAAGAGCTGCGCCAGAAACTCAAGGAGCAGCAGTCGAAGCTCGATGAGAGCCTCGACAGGGCAAAGCGCGACGTGGAGAGTATCGCCAAGCCCTACTCCACCTCGACGCCCAGCCGTCACGCCAACGAAAAAGCCGAACCCGACAGCCCAGCTGGCGAACAGCCGCCGCCGCAGGCCGCCGCCCGGCTCGACGACGCCCTGGCCAATGCCCGTCAACCCGACGAGCGGCCTGCCGACGAGCGCTCCACTCCTCCCGACGATGACAAGAAGGATGCCGCTTCCCGATGA
- the tatC gene encoding twin-arginine translocase subunit TatC, with amino-acid sequence MSDSGDKQDLGQAPLIEHLIELRSRLLRSVVAIFVIFLGLYPFANEIYTFVAQPLMALLPEGSQMIATEVASPFLAPFKLTLVVAVFVAIPYVLHQAWAFVAPGLYDNEKALAMPILASSVGLFYAGAAFAYYAVFPLLFQFFTQTGPENVAVMTDINQYLNFVLKLFFAFGVAFEIPIATFLLIASGATTVESLSKKRPYVILGCFVVGMLLTPPDVISQSLLAVPMYLLYEVGILFGRLVRYRRRKASQAEDETGEHDKS; translated from the coding sequence ATGAGCGACTCCGGTGACAAGCAGGATCTCGGCCAGGCACCCTTGATCGAACACCTCATCGAACTGCGATCGCGTCTGCTGCGCTCGGTGGTGGCGATCTTCGTGATCTTCCTCGGACTCTACCCCTTCGCCAACGAAATCTACACTTTCGTGGCACAACCACTGATGGCGCTGCTGCCGGAAGGCTCGCAGATGATCGCCACCGAGGTGGCTTCGCCCTTTCTCGCCCCCTTCAAGTTGACCCTGGTGGTGGCGGTATTCGTGGCCATCCCCTATGTGCTCCACCAGGCCTGGGCCTTCGTCGCACCGGGGCTGTACGATAATGAGAAGGCCCTGGCCATGCCGATACTGGCCTCCAGTGTCGGCCTCTTCTACGCCGGTGCGGCCTTTGCCTACTATGCGGTGTTCCCGCTGCTGTTCCAGTTCTTCACCCAGACCGGGCCGGAGAACGTGGCGGTGATGACCGACATCAACCAGTACCTCAATTTCGTCCTCAAGCTGTTCTTCGCCTTCGGCGTGGCCTTCGAGATCCCCATCGCCACCTTCCTGCTGATTGCCTCTGGCGCCACTACCGTGGAAAGTCTGTCGAAGAAACGCCCCTATGTGATCCTGGGCTGCTTCGTGGTGGGCATGCTGCTCACGCCGCCGGATGTGATCTCCCAAAGCCTGCTGGCGGTGCCCATGTATCTGCTCTATGAGGTGGGGATTCTGTTCGGCCGCCTGGTGCGTTACCGTCGCCGCAAGGCCTCCCAAGCGGAAGACGAAACCGGGGAGCACGACAAATCCTGA
- the elbB gene encoding isoprenoid biosynthesis glyoxalase ElbB — MSKQVAVILSGCGVQDGSEIYETTLTLLRLDQLGIGYRCFAPDIEQHHVIDHRSGDAVEGELRNVLTESARLARGEISSLEELEPSEFDAVILPGGFGAAKNLSNFALAGNELEIHEGLVEAIAPFHEARKPIGLMCITPALVPKLLGPGIAVTIGHDPGVSGAISAMGGLHRSCGVEDIVVDFENRVVTTPAYMLATRISEAATGIFKLVDRIDEMMDL; from the coding sequence ATGAGCAAACAGGTGGCGGTCATCCTGTCGGGCTGCGGCGTCCAGGACGGCTCGGAGATCTACGAGACCACCCTGACCCTGCTGCGGCTGGACCAGCTGGGTATCGGCTATCGCTGCTTCGCACCGGATATCGAGCAGCATCATGTCATCGATCATCGCAGCGGAGATGCTGTCGAAGGTGAGCTGCGCAACGTCTTGACGGAGTCGGCTCGGCTTGCGCGAGGCGAAATCAGCTCTCTTGAAGAGCTCGAACCATCCGAGTTCGATGCCGTGATCCTGCCAGGAGGCTTCGGGGCGGCCAAGAACCTGTCCAACTTTGCCTTGGCGGGTAACGAATTGGAGATTCACGAAGGGCTGGTGGAAGCCATTGCGCCGTTTCATGAGGCACGCAAGCCCATCGGCCTGATGTGTATCACACCCGCCCTGGTGCCGAAGCTGCTGGGGCCGGGGATCGCCGTGACCATCGGACACGACCCGGGCGTCTCCGGTGCAATCAGCGCCATGGGAGGGCTGCATCGCAGCTGCGGCGTCGAGGATATTGTGGTCGATTTCGAGAACCGCGTCGTCACCACGCCTGCCTATATGCTGGCTACCCGCATCAGCGAGGCCGCCACCGGTATCTTCAAGCTGGTCGATCGTATCGATGAAATGATGGATCTCTAG